A window of Methylobacterium bullatum genomic DNA:
CGTTGCTGAGGAGGTTGATCAGGCACTGGCGCAGCTTGGTCTGGTCGGTATGGGCGAGCCCGAGATCCTCGGCGAGGTCGAGGTCGAGGGCGTTGCCCTTTTTCCCGATGAGGGCGTCCACGGTGGAGGCGACCTCGCGCACCATCTCCGCCACGGGGAAGTCCTCGGCGTAGATCTCCATGCGCTCGGCCTCGATCTTCGAGAGGTCGAGGACGTCGTTGATGAGGCCGAGGAGATGGCGGGCATTCGCCTCGATCTTGCGCATGTCGGCGAGCAGGCTCTCCTGGCCGAGATCCTCCATCTCCTCCTGCAGCATCTCGGAATAGCCGATCACCGCCGAGAGCGGCGTGCGCAGCTCGTGGCTCATGTTGGCCAGGAACTGGCTCTTCGCACGGTTGGCCTCCTCCGCCGATTCCTTGGCGGCTTCCAGGGCCTGCTCGGCCTCCTTGCGCGCGGTGATGTCGGTATGGGCGCCGACCCATTCGCGGACCGTTCCCGCCTCGTCGAGGATGGGGACGCCGCGTACGGCCATGTGGCGCCACACGCCGTCATGCCGGCGCAGGCGGTGCTCGATCTCGTAGAGCGTGACGTTCGAGACCGCGTGGTCCCATGCGAGTTGCGTCTTGTCGCGGTCGTCGGGGTGGATGGCGCCGAGGAAGCCGTGGCCGGCGGCCTCCGTCGGGCTCTGGCCGGTGAAGCGGGTCCATTCGGACGGGGCGACGGCGAAGCCGCCATCCGGCGGGGTCGCCCAGACGATGGAGGACGTGGCTTCGGTCAGGGAGCGGAAGCGCTGCTCGCTCTGGCGCGTGCGCTCCTCGGTGAGCTTGCGCAGGGTCTCGTCGGTGACGACGAAACCGACGCCGTCCACCGTCCCGTCGGAGAGGCCCGCCGCGCCCGGCAGCGGATAGACGCTGATCTGGAGATGGCGGACGCCGCCCGGCGCACTCGGGGTCGGCACGGCGACGTCGATATCGGGCGTGATCAGGCCGTTGTCGCGCGCCGCCTCGAATTTCGGACGGAGCAGGTCTTCGAGCTCGGGAAGCGCGGCCCAGATCGGGCCGCCGAGGGACGCCTGGAATCCGCGCGCGTTCATCGTTTCCAGGGCGCGGTTCATGTGGCGGATCGAGAGCGTGTGGTCGAGGAAGCCGAGGCCCACGGGGGCGTTGGCCAGGACCCCATCGAGGAGCGCCGTCATGCGCTGGCTGTCGCGCCGGCGCAGCAGGGCGATGCGGCCCAGCAGTCCCATCGCCGCCAGGGCCGAGGCCGCGCAGACGAGGGACAGGATCAGCCCGCGCCAGAATTCCGTCGTCTCGGAGCGGGCGAGGCTGTCGCGGGCATGGTCCTGGCCGACTCGCGTGGCTTCGCGGATGCCGTCCATCATCCGCTTGCCTTCTCCGGTCCGGACGAGGGTCACGGCCGCGTCGAAGCCGCTGGCATCCCGCGCCTCCACCACCCGGCGGGCGAAATCGCGCTCACCCGTGATGAGGTTCCGCAACTCCCGGCGCCGGGCGGTTCCGGGATCGGCGGATTCCGATTCCAGCCGGTCGAGCTCGCCGATCTGTCCGTCGAGGGTGTCGACCGCGCGCTTGTAGGGGGTGAGGTAGTTCGGCAACCCGGTCAGGGTGTAGCCGCGCATGCCCGTCTCGAGATCCTTCATGGTCGAGAGCAGGCGCTCGTTCAGCGTGATGATGTCGTGCTGGCGGGAGGCTTCCGTGCGGCTGCGCTCGGCGAACACGTAGTTGGCGAGGCCGGCGACCACGGCGACCGCGAACAGCCCGAAGGCCACGGGCGAGCCGGGGATCCCCTGAAGGGCGGTGGGAACGGTCTTGGGGCCGCGCCAGCGCCAGAGACGGCGGGAGGAGATCGGGTTGTCCATCGGGGCGGCTCGCGGTGATGTCGATGACGGATCGGTGGTGTGCGGGGGACGGTGCTTCCGGCGGGTGCCTATCGTCGCAGCCGGTTGCCCAGCACGAAGCCGAACAGGCCCATGAGGATGATCCCGGCGGCCCCCTCGATCCCGACGAGGAGGTTGGTGACGCGACCCACCGGCTTGACGCCGATCTCGGGAGGGTTGGCCGTCATCATGTTGAGGGCGCTGTAGCTGAGGAGGTCGAGGGGATTGTAGGTGGCGGCCCCGCTGCCGCCCTCCGGGATCAGCCCCCCGGTGAGGCCGAACAGGGCGCCGAACACGCCGATCAGGATCACGAAGGCGCG
This region includes:
- the luxQ_4 gene encoding Autoinducer 2 sensor kinase/phosphatase LuxQ, whose amino-acid sequence is MDNPISSRRLWRWRGPKTVPTALQGIPGSPVAFGLFAVAVVAGLANYVFAERSRTEASRQHDIITLNERLLSTMKDLETGMRGYTLTGLPNYLTPYKRAVDTLDGQIGELDRLESESADPGTARRRELRNLITGERDFARRVVEARDASGFDAAVTLVRTGEGKRMMDGIREATRVGQDHARDSLARSETTEFWRGLILSLVCAASALAAMGLLGRIALLRRRDSQRMTALLDGVLANAPVGLGFLDHTLSIRHMNRALETMNARGFQASLGGPIWAALPELEDLLRPKFEAARDNGLITPDIDVAVPTPSAPGGVRHLQISVYPLPGAAGLSDGTVDGVGFVVTDETLRKLTEERTRQSEQRFRSLTEATSSIVWATPPDGGFAVAPSEWTRFTGQSPTEAAGHGFLGAIHPDDRDKTQLAWDHAVSNVTLYEIEHRLRRHDGVWRHMAVRGVPILDEAGTVREWVGAHTDITARKEAEQALEAAKESAEEANRAKSQFLANMSHELRTPLSAVIGYSEMLQEEMEDLGQESLLADMRKIEANARHLLGLINDVLDLSKIEAERMEIYAEDFPVAEMVREVASTVDALIGKKGNALDLDLAEDLGLAHTDQTKLRQCLINLLSNAAKFTENGRITLSALREGDREDAWLVFHVIDTGIGMSPEQQAKLFERFTQADASTTRRFGGTGLGLAITRAFSTMLGGQIDVASREGEGTTFTIRIPARYVEVQATSAIAHDGAATAPSAAAKGDQVLIIDDDPATRDLLTRYLEKDGFRVASAADGREGLERARAMRPRVILLDVTMPRMDGWSVLRALRADPELGATPVIMVTVLDEQSLAFSLGATDYLHKPIEWGHLKEAMERFRATGSDGPVLVVDDDADVRERMTAMLTREGWRVTSAEHGRAGLEAVAVKKPCLILLDLMMPEMDGFGFLRVLRAKPEWRDIPVVVLTAKDVTADDRRRLAGQADRVLQKGQLSLSDLADALRSLVTS